GTTCTCCAGGTTTAGCCATCTGCGAAGCCTGCCGGGTCAGGAGTGATCCATCGGCCAATGTCTGGTTGATAGTAACGCCTGCCAAAATAATAGAGGCCTGACTCTTCATCAAAATGTTTAGCTATTAGTCCTATATTTTCTAATCAAATTTGAAGTCTTGATAATTTAAAAAATGCGAGATTGCTTTCAGAAATTTATAAACTCCATTTAATCTGGGTTTGGTGGAATTTCATTAGGTAATGGTTCTCTAGCATTCTTAATTTTTGATTCTGAAGAAGCTCCAAATTTTAAAAAATTTATTTTAGCTTTATTTAAACTTTCCTCATTTGCTCCCCCTTCATAATTAGGGTGGTTAAATTGAAAGTCGTCATCCTCCCACCGACAGACATCGCAAATTTCAAATGTGCCAGGGGGAGGATCTGATAAAGTGAGATAACCACAGCAAGGGCAAGCAAATAACTGATCCATTTTTTTCTTTAATTTCCATTTTGCCAATAGGCCGATCCCTGTTTTGGACGAAACATAGTCTTTGGTACACCATCTTTTGTATAAGCAACAAAAATATTTTTCTCAGAAAGGTACTTCAGAGTTTCTCCGTTTGGACGCATTT
Above is a genomic segment from Criblamydia sequanensis CRIB-18 containing:
- a CDS encoding RHS repeat-associated core domain-containing protein, producing MGLIAKHFDEESGLYYFGRRYYQPDIGRWITPDPAGFADG
- a CDS encoding CPCC family cysteine-rich protein, with translation MDQLFACPCCGYLTLSDPPPGTFEICDVCRWEDDDFQFNHPNYEGGANEESLNKAKINFLKFGASSESKIKNAREPLPNEIPPNPD